ACATTACCTACACCtgggagagagacaatgagatcTACGGGGACGCCCAGCAGatttacttctctctctcaccagcaGAGAGAAACATCAGTGTAAAGTGCAACGCCTCcaacctagtcagttggaaaactGCCTCTACGACAGTAAAGTGTAGTAATGACACAACCACCCCAGGTACCTAGATATCATAATAATCCCTTCTATACACTTTCAGTGTGCTAATACGCTTCTGTTGTCAAATATAATATGTAATGCATGTGCTCACATTGGATGTATATGATATAGAGCCATTTAGTCTTTATCATATTGTATAGTCTAATCATGTGTGTTGTACAATATGTGACAGGACTGGTGTGGTTTACCATCTACATCGGAGTAACAGTGGGAGGCGCTGTGGTGCTGATCCTCACTGTAGCTGTAGCAGTGTGCTACTGCAGGGGCCGAAGTAACACAGGTATGTACAGCTTAGGGGCCTCAACTATACTTAAAGTGACATTTCAGGTGGTTCTAGAAGTTATCTTCATCTGGTTTGATTTTCGGGGGATTTGGTAGATATTTGAAAAAGAGTGAGACCCCTCATTAATTCCTGGGTATGTTTGTTGATATCCTGTATAAAATGTTTCTGATTGGTTGATATTTGTTCTTATAAAAAACAGCAGATCTAACTGACAACACAATATATGCTGATGTTATGGACAACACCGGAATTAGAGATGTAAGTATGCACTGTCGTTATTATGTATCTGAATGTGTGGAAGCTGTATGTGCTGTAATTGTAATGGGCTGTATTTTGATTCCAGACAAGATCAAACAGTCATGTAAACCCAATATCCATCTATGAAACTGTCAATGATCTGGTTATCCCAAGATTGAACAAGGTAAGATATAAATGGTCATAATGTTAAAATGTATGTAGTCCACTTTGAGAATAGTCACTACCTTTATTGATGCTGAAACAGTTTCTTCTTGATTATCTGTCACATGTAGCCGCAGACTCTGTATGACAAGATCACATTTGGACGCCCAGAAggcaccctcctctccctgccaGAAAGTACTGTGAGCTGAAAAGGATGTGGTCATAAACTGGGCAATCCATAGATATAGGACCCTCTGCATCCTACACGTGTATATTCTGTAAATAGGCCGAGATGTTACTCTTTAATTTCATCACGACCTACACTATTTGCTTACTTTTACTTCCTTCTCCCTTTGTtgatttttatatatacagtatatcatcagGCCTTATACttttctttgagggcctagttacaGTTAGGAGATTCTGAAACATGTAAAAGGCGTTACTAGGCGTGGTGATCAGACAAGCTTATATGTCGAATTTCTTTTTCTCTTTAATTTCTATAAAATAGTTTTAGTTAATAGTATGACATTGATTAGTGAGGTTGATTTTTGCCTGTGAATAGAAAGTGTTCTCTTTTGCATTAGGATTATGTGCTCGCCAGGGATCAATGAAGTTGTAATCAGAGAGTATATGCTGAAGAGCCTTTGTTGCGTGTGGAGTGTAGTTTGTCTTATTTGATTTGTCCGCATGTCCAAAATGGCATTCATGTCTGTCCCAATAACCAgatggaattcagttcattctaAAAAAATATGCTGTTCAGAGAATCAAAATAAAGTATACTTTATTAGCATACCTTGAGTGCCTTGCATTTAGAATGAATTGTAATTACCACTCACGACTGTATTTGATTGCGACAGAGGCATGATTGTTGTATTGAATGGTTTTCAGTACTGTAGCCTTCAGCAAGTGACTGTCTAAGTGAATATGTTATCTTTAAAATTAAACTCattatgacaacacattacatatatcataaaGCCCCTGAGGGCCTAGTTACACCCTAACACACTGATCTGAAACTCCTGATTTAGTCAAATTATGCCGGCTTGCAAAAGGACCTGTCAtttctattggaatccagccaaagttaggatatccaacaatttAAACTTCCAGTCACacacaacctgcattcagaatgactgctggGGTAGAGAATATTGATTATTGAGACTATCATATAAACTGGAACAAACATATCAGTAATGGGTGAAATAAAtccaactactaacagattggattagtttagaaaaatctatgttatctatgtttgtgtagcataagattaatcaaccaatcaTAGTACATACAAATACACAGGTATTGAAACAAACCATtctgaaaatcaacctgcaaGAGATCATGCTGGAATAATGATAATGATCATGATTGGTGTAGTTTTGAGTTGTTCTGAGCAAAGATTAATTTTGCATTTTACTCAACAAGCTTGTTCACATTAAACTGACTTCAAGCAGAGTTTGTTGATTAAAGACTCTAACTCATTGGCTCAAATTCTTGTCATTTTTACGTCCACTCAACTTGCATAATAATGCTAATTAAGCAATTGGTTAAGTTTGACTTGTTCCAGTGCAAAGTGTATGAAATTAAAAGGCTGAGGAACTTCACATTAGGTCACTTGTTTGTCATAGTTGAGGGGTCATGGTTTGCTCTCTTCGTCTTTAGCAGTGTGGGTTTGTGAAGGAAGGCACTGTGTGAAGCTGTCTTTTCCTGCTGTGATCAGAGAGAGTCACATAGAGAATTGGTTGTAATCATatgcaaaaacctgtgaaaaccTAGTTGCTGGGCTGATGAGTACACATGAAAAGTTGTGCAGGGATTTATGTAATTTTCAGAGAGAAGAATGACAATGTTCTTGCAGCATACATTTTCTGTAGTTCACTTATTCATTTCTCTTCTACATTCAATCTATCTACTTTGAACAGTTGACAGACTGTAACTCAAGAACATCTACATGCAGTTGACCTCCAAATAGTTACAACATAAACCAAATGATAAACATGCCATGACGTCAAACCTTTGACACCTCTCCTAGTGAAATTAAAGATTGTACTGAACATGTGAACATGACCAGGTATGATAAATGCAATATTGACTTCACTTTTTGTACAACTATGTTTTATCCACTAAGTTTCTTTCTCTGATATATACTATAGTTCTCTCTTCCTCCCACAGAAAGACCACAGTGCTGATGTGTCCATTTACTTTTACAGTAAGAGGAAGTTGTGTAGAGATGAACATGACATCAGATGCTATTTTTTCTGTTTCTCTTTAAGCATCTGTACCTTTCTAATTCTGTCAAAGCCCCATTCGTGTCACAGCCACAGGAACTGTAGGAGTCCGGAAGACTTGCCAGAGGCTTAGAATGGGGTACACTTTATGTGCAACTCTGCAATGATGATGATTCATGTATTTCTTTGTATTTTGAATATTGTTAGCTAACTATTTCCTTTATTGGACAAGAAAATGTTTCATTCATAGAATATGAAGTATGTCATATATGCACAATAAATGTGGTAACTGATGATGACGTTGTTTGGTTACACTGTGTTTACCGACTGCAGAGTAATGGAGTTGTTGGTCACTACAGCTTTTAATCAGGTTGTAGCATGAGCCTGAGAAACATATCATATAAACTAATATGATgacatagagagaggaaggaataagGGGACAGACCCAGTAGACTGAGGGGTTATGTTGTTGCTATGTGACCAATCACATCTTAGTTTCTATATTGTGTTCCACAAGAATGTGGAGTAGTTACAGGTCTGTCCTGAAGGGGGCGATAAGAAAccccagatgtttaccttgtttcTTCACACAGCGTCTCAAACTCTATACATTACAAggtaaattgtaaaaaaaaatggattCATGTCTTCAAAATGTAATGATGTGAAGCTAAATTAAACtacactctgtgtgtgtgggggggacaaCTAAGGTTAGTTGTCTAGGCTTGCCACCTGACAACTTAGCAACGGTTTGAGGGGAGGCCTacactgtctatctatctatctatctatctatctatctatctatctatctatctatctatctatctatctatctatctatctatctatctatctatctatctatctatctatctatctatctatctatctatctatgtatctatctatctatctatctatctatctatctatctatctatctatctatctatctatctgtctatctgtctgtctgtctgtctgtctgtctgtctgtctgtctgtctgtctgtctgtctgtctgtctgtctgtctgtctgtctgtctgtctgtctgtctgtctgtctgtctgtctgtctgtctgtctgtctattattGAGGTTAAAAGCCCAAAATAGCTgatatgaaaaccacaccacaaatataagtaaaaaaaaaaggtttgatCAATCAGTTAAACAAAGCATATAAATTATAAGTGTACATAATATATTCAGTAAACAAGACAAAACATATTTgattatatgtttgtgtgtgtgagtgaaagtTAGGCTACATGAAGGGGAttattgggtagtttggttcatcaggctgaccccttgTCTGCGCTTGAAGTTATTGAGGGATGATGAGGTTTTGACAATGTGAAGATAAGAATTCCAGAGTACGGTACCTCGGTATCTGATAGAAGCTGCATTGTGACAGACTTCACAGGCTGGACTTACCACTGGTTAATAAATAAAGAACATATTTCAGGTCAGACCAGTAAAaccatcaccatctctctctctgaccaggctGGTCAGTACCAGTGTGAGGGGACAAGGACAAGACCGCAACAAAATTCATATCTCAGCTTATCTCTCCACATCAACGTCACTGATGagttcattatttatcttcaatcACTATCTGGACTTTCTGAATTCTGATCCAAGGTTGGTTAATGTAAATACCGTACTGTAAACACTGTAAATTCTAACTGAATAGAGTCAACATACCCCTACAGTTTGGAAACTCAACTTCCATCAAAACTTAACTACAACAGATATATTATTTTTAATAACCAAGCATTTATCCAAATTTTACATTCTGATCATTGTTTTTCTTAGCTCTGCCTGAAACTACGCTGACCGTAAATCCAAACCCTGCAGACACTGGAAAGACAGTAACTCTGACATGTTCAGTGGGATCTGACAGTGGCTGGAGCTATACATGGTACAAAGACAACACTAAGAAAGTAGTGACGTTGTCTGACAGACACACTACAACAGGAGCCACCTTCATcatcagtagagctgctgagtcTGACCAGGGTCTCTACTGGTGTCAGGGAGAGATCCAGTCCAGATCCATATCATCAATCATCAGTGATCCTGTCACTATCACTGTGaatgatgttgtgtgtgtgtacgtgtctgtgTAGAAATGTGtagtaatgttttgctttgtccacaactttttttattttctacAACTACCTCAGAGTCTGACGGTAATTTGCTGTTCTCTCTCCAGGCGTAACTCCTGGACCCTCTACATCAGTCCTAGTAGGAGTGGTTGTGGGCCTGGTTGTTGCTGGTGTTCTACTGGCCATTCTCCTGGTACTGCTGTGTCGATATAAAAACGCCAAAGGTGAGACTTTTATCATTTCTCATTTAACTTTTTCATTAAGGTTTAAGATAAAAATGTATAATTACAAAAGTTTAAAACAGTATTATAATATGTATTTCTCATTACATGTTCATGTTGTAACAGAATATTCTCACAAGTACACCTGTCTTTCAACTATGTTGCTTTTCATACAGTAAAATATAATCTGTGTGTTTCATGagtatctctctccctgtaggcccCCCCAGCCCCAGAGGACCAACCTGGACCCCCAACAGGACCAACGATCTACCCAGGGATGGGCTTCTGATGCTGAGTATACACATCTGCAGCATGGTCAGTCTCTTACTCCAGACCACTCTACCCTCTCTGTAACCTCACACACTAACTTTTCACCATCCATTTTGTATTCAACATGTTACCGTACTCTATGTCCCTAGGCAAGCTGAAGAAAAACCATCCTATtaatctttctttctcttctttgaCCAACAGGTGGCTCTAACATCTATGATACAATCACTCCCTCAGACAATAATGACAGTGGTACTGTACACTGTGTTAAGTTTAGCatgaatacagtatagagttGTTGTTGCCGTTGTTCTTCATATGTTTAATATTGCTAACATACTAACAGTAAGTAGAGATATTAGTGTATTAccttgtcacgattcccaccgacggtggcgccccctcctgcttgggtggcgctcggcggtcgtcgtcaccggcctattagctaccactgattcccttttttggttttccctttttttggttttgtgcacctgtgtttagtgtggttaattagcggggctatttatgttagctggtccgcttccgtgttgtgcgggattatttctatgttgacggttcatgttcgtgtcggcgctattttacgccgtgtgtaccttctcccctgtgtttgggaatattttgtttcagtagtgagtgtacattaaatacgccactaccctgtgctcgctgcttcctgtgcctcattccttcaccacgactgccaatccgttacatACCTGTATATTTCAGATGCTGGTGATGCTACTGCTGGATCAATTGATGTGACACTCCCAGATTCAACTCAAAAAGATGGACAAGAAAAAGAAAAGTAACTTTCAACTGTCAcataaattaacataaaatgtAGCGGTGTTTTTTACTCATCGAATTTGAGAAATTCTTACaaattctctcctcctccccctcctcctcctcagaaaTGCCTGCTGATGCAAAATAAAATACAGTCTATTCTTAGGTCATGAAAGGGAAGACCACAGGTAAGACCCATTCTACAGGTTGGCAGTCAGTGAAATCTAAATGTGCGATTTTTGAGTTTCAAAGAAGATGCAGAATATGCAATAAGCTAATTCCTTCATTTGTTGACTGGAAATGTACATTTCCAGCAGCAACTGGACTTGT
The DNA window shown above is from Salmo trutta chromosome 8, fSalTru1.1, whole genome shotgun sequence and carries:
- the LOC115198485 gene encoding natural killer cell receptor 2B4-like, producing MSGGPFSCFSKQGILLLLLSNLHYGVGVSLIINKRVGDSVELLAGLEREHLKSLEWKYMGKDIAEFSSEVVYSPGSQFEGRLKMNTKNFSLTVRELTLQDSGDFLLTGEGHKGQIGSKTITLKVHEPISKVAIQTDIKLLGNHSCTVRLVCNVSCYPNITYTWERDNEIYGDAQQIYFSLSPAERNISVKCNASNLVSWKTASTTVKCSNDTTTPGLVWFTIYIGVTVGGAVVLILTVAVAVCYCRGRSNTADLTDNTIYADVMDNTGIRDTRSNSHVNPISIYETVNDLVIPRLNKPQTLYDKITFGRPEGTLLSLPESTVS